One Paenibacillus sp. FSL W8-0186 genomic window carries:
- a CDS encoding MFS transporter yields MKKSIETHSRIHPDSDSRLWLLVLGIIFLATNLRAPITSVGPLVETIRTDLGISNTLAGLITTLPLIAFALLSPVAPKLARRYGMPLVLLASVILLGVGILIRSSWGIGTLLIGTVILGLAISVCNVLMPSLIKEKFPLRTGLMIGVYSVAMNLTGAIASGVSVPVAEGAGLGWKGALAIWAVLALIASVFWAPQLRRERQQAHISGQRDKPTNVWKSALAWYVTLYMGLQSLLFYVVVTWLPDILKSQGMSADSAGWTLSFMQLSVLPITFIMPIIAGRMKSQVGLMIITVSFFFIGMGGILYGSDRLTMLWAIMIGISLGSSFSLAMMLFGLRTSNAYDAAELSGMAQSVGYLLAAIGPTFVGYLHDATHGWRLPMFFLIGVAVLVLIFGVAAGRNRLIGRPAEGES; encoded by the coding sequence ATGAAAAAATCCATAGAAACTCATTCCCGCATCCATCCGGACTCGGACTCCCGGCTATGGCTGCTGGTACTGGGTATTATTTTTCTCGCTACAAATTTGCGAGCCCCTATTACTTCTGTAGGTCCCCTGGTTGAGACCATCCGTACCGACCTGGGGATATCCAATACGCTGGCAGGATTGATTACTACACTGCCGCTGATCGCCTTTGCGCTGTTATCCCCTGTAGCCCCCAAGCTGGCCCGCCGTTACGGCATGCCGCTCGTTCTCCTCGCTTCCGTTATACTGCTTGGCGTCGGCATCCTCATCAGATCGTCGTGGGGAATCGGGACGCTGCTGATCGGAACGGTAATTCTCGGGCTGGCCATATCCGTCTGCAACGTTCTAATGCCCAGTCTGATCAAGGAAAAATTTCCACTGCGAACCGGGCTAATGATCGGTGTATATTCGGTAGCCATGAATCTGACGGGGGCGATCGCATCCGGGGTCAGCGTACCTGTTGCTGAAGGAGCTGGCCTAGGGTGGAAGGGCGCGCTGGCGATTTGGGCCGTGCTGGCCTTGATCGCATCCGTGTTCTGGGCGCCCCAGCTGCGGCGCGAGCGCCAGCAGGCGCATATTTCCGGACAGCGGGACAAGCCAACCAACGTGTGGAAATCCGCGCTGGCCTGGTACGTCACTTTGTATATGGGATTACAATCATTGTTATTCTACGTCGTAGTAACCTGGCTTCCAGACATCTTGAAGAGCCAAGGCATGTCAGCTGATTCAGCAGGCTGGACGCTCTCATTCATGCAGCTGTCCGTGCTGCCGATCACCTTCATTATGCCGATCATCGCCGGGCGCATGAAGAGTCAGGTCGGTTTGATGATCATAACGGTATCTTTTTTCTTTATAGGCATGGGCGGAATTTTGTACGGCAGCGACCGGTTGACGATGCTCTGGGCAATCATGATCGGCATCAGCTTAGGGAGTTCCTTTAGCCTGGCGATGATGCTGTTCGGTCTAAGAACGAGCAATGCTTATGACGCAGCCGAATTGTCGGGGATGGCTCAATCGGTCGGATACCTCCTGGCTGCAATAGGTCCGACATTTGTGGGCTACTTACACGATGCAACCCACGGGTGGCGGCTGCCGATGTTTTTCCTGATCGGGGTAGCCGTACTTGTACTTATATTTGGCGTGGCTGCCGGAAGGAATCGTCTCATTGGACGGCCGGCGGAGGGGGAATCTTGA